The following are encoded together in the Sulfoacidibacillus ferrooxidans genome:
- the tsaE gene encoding tRNA (adenosine(37)-N6)-threonylcarbamoyltransferase complex ATPase subunit type 1 TsaE, with protein sequence MGDLQQEYQLTLTSTDVHHTRMLGELCGRMVHQQTVINLRGRLGAGKTVFVSGLAKGLGIAEMTHSPTFTIVSEYAGGRLPLYHMDLYRLGESALRELDLFDEYFYGDGVCAVEWGDLIQTVLPTERLDVLFSDLLIEEEFVDSRRITLVAYGSEHVQVLREWMNLWPY encoded by the coding sequence ATGGGTGATCTACAGCAAGAGTACCAGTTGACCTTGACTAGTACTGATGTACACCACACAAGAATGCTTGGAGAACTGTGTGGGCGGATGGTACATCAACAAACTGTCATCAATTTGCGGGGACGACTCGGGGCTGGGAAAACTGTTTTTGTCTCTGGATTGGCAAAGGGGCTTGGCATAGCCGAGATGACGCATAGTCCAACATTCACTATAGTGTCTGAGTATGCTGGGGGACGGTTGCCTCTGTACCATATGGATTTATACCGCTTAGGTGAGAGTGCGCTGCGTGAACTTGACTTGTTTGATGAGTATTTTTATGGTGATGGTGTTTGTGCCGTCGAATGGGGTGACCTCATACAAACTGTTTTGCCAACTGAGCGTCTGGATGTTCTGTTTTCAGATCTCCTCATAGAAGAAGAATTTGTTGATTCGCGCAGGATAACGCTTGTTGCATATGGAAGTGAACATGTACAAGTACTAAGAGAGTGGATGAACTTATGGCCTTATTAG
- the thiL gene encoding thiamine-phosphate kinase, whose translation MGLFIRELGEFGLIERLSAIVARTDPRVLVNIGDDAAVVRYDRPVVMTTDALVDGVHFRDDLIDPTSVGYKSLVASLSDIAAMGGKPLHAMVALAVPFTEQVERIEAIYRGLDEACAEFGVTIVGGDVVSTSGPLVITVSVTGELVGERPLLRSGAQVGDVIFVTGDVGGSAAYLHSKNQSDGLHIGESDEWILQKRHQRPVPQLMAGHICAQNPGCTSANDVSDGLSSELHEIALASGVRMMIDADRIPTLPALRHYARVVSVDPLQFALYGGEDYQIVGTMNRVKAGSFLSLMQAHGIRISLIGQVKSGEPNVYLNTRSGIEEVPKKGYDHFPVGVEPV comes from the coding sequence ATGGGCTTGTTTATTCGCGAACTTGGCGAATTTGGATTGATTGAGCGCTTGAGCGCTATTGTGGCTAGAACAGATCCACGTGTTTTGGTCAATATTGGAGACGATGCGGCGGTCGTACGCTACGATCGCCCTGTTGTTATGACAACAGATGCACTTGTGGATGGAGTGCATTTTCGCGATGATCTCATAGATCCTACATCTGTAGGCTATAAAAGTTTAGTGGCATCACTAAGTGATATTGCTGCTATGGGGGGAAAACCGTTACATGCCATGGTTGCACTTGCTGTTCCCTTTACAGAGCAAGTAGAACGGATAGAAGCCATCTATCGAGGGCTAGACGAAGCGTGTGCAGAGTTTGGCGTAACGATTGTCGGTGGCGATGTGGTGAGTACGTCTGGGCCGCTCGTCATCACTGTATCGGTGACTGGCGAACTAGTAGGCGAGCGTCCTCTTCTACGAAGTGGGGCGCAGGTAGGTGATGTGATTTTTGTGACAGGTGATGTTGGCGGATCAGCTGCATATCTACATAGTAAAAATCAAAGTGATGGGTTGCACATTGGTGAGAGTGATGAGTGGATTTTACAAAAGCGTCATCAGCGGCCGGTTCCGCAGCTGATGGCGGGACACATTTGCGCGCAAAATCCCGGTTGTACGTCCGCTAATGATGTGAGTGACGGTCTTAGCTCGGAATTGCATGAGATTGCTTTAGCGAGTGGTGTGCGCATGATGATTGATGCTGATCGCATTCCTACGCTACCTGCATTGCGACATTATGCGCGCGTAGTAAGTGTTGATCCTCTCCAGTTTGCGCTATATGGCGGGGAGGATTATCAAATCGTAGGGACCATGAATCGCGTGAAAGCAGGTTCTTTTTTGTCGCTTATGCAAGCACACGGGATTCGTATCAGTTTGATTGGCCAAGTGAAGAGTGGTGAACCTAACGTCTATTTGAACACTCGTTCTGGGATAGAGGAAGTTCCTAAAAAAGGATATGATCATTTTCCAGTAGGAGTTGAACCGGTATAA
- a CDS encoding sigma-70 family RNA polymerase sigma factor has protein sequence MTPGYSDEERMLLLRELMQTYGLDVLHVVYGYVHDHHQAEDISQEVFIKVFDHLDTFRQDSSYRTWILRIAINTAKDFLRKKARRPEEFNDFPQVATQHTVEGDVLQDVQRQELWEAVSHLPMIYQEVVWLHYGKDLSMDEISKVLDISLSAVKTRLYRGRGILRQTWEGAVDRESSGR, from the coding sequence TTGACGCCGGGATACAGCGATGAAGAGCGCATGTTACTTTTGCGCGAGTTAATGCAAACGTACGGGCTTGACGTGTTGCATGTGGTTTATGGGTATGTACACGATCATCACCAGGCGGAGGATATTAGTCAGGAAGTCTTTATAAAGGTATTTGATCACCTTGATACGTTTCGACAAGATAGCAGTTATCGGACGTGGATTTTGCGTATTGCGATCAATACGGCAAAGGATTTCTTGCGCAAGAAAGCTCGGCGACCAGAGGAATTCAATGATTTTCCACAAGTAGCTACCCAACATACAGTTGAGGGAGACGTGTTGCAAGATGTGCAACGTCAAGAATTATGGGAAGCAGTCTCGCATCTCCCGATGATTTATCAGGAGGTTGTCTGGCTACATTATGGGAAGGATTTATCAATGGATGAAATTTCAAAAGTACTTGACATAAGTTTGTCTGCGGTGAAGACGCGGCTCTATCGGGGACGAGGGATCTTGCGGCAGACGTGGGAAGGGGCGGTTGACCGTGAGTCGTCTGGACGATGA
- a CDS encoding DUF1450 domain-containing protein: protein MKRKVEYCTGNLDYHTDDMIKQLQTLDPEITVKEWGCLGNCHRCFRVPFCLIDEYDLIEADTIEHLYTLVLNKLQHPSE, encoded by the coding sequence TTGAAAAGAAAAGTTGAGTATTGTACTGGAAACCTTGATTATCATACAGATGATATGATCAAACAATTACAGACACTAGACCCAGAGATCACAGTGAAAGAGTGGGGCTGTTTAGGAAACTGCCATCGCTGTTTTCGCGTTCCATTTTGCTTAATAGATGAATATGACTTGATTGAAGCAGATACGATTGAACATTTATACACATTAGTTCTTAACAAATTGCAACATCCATCGGAGTGA
- a CDS encoding DUF2922 domain-containing protein, whose amino-acid sequence MKDTLELAFLTDLNKTVHLQIPNPKTPISATDITTAMDAIVAANIFVFPTGRIVKKVLAKVNSSGSSQVTLGQ is encoded by the coding sequence ATGAAAGACACATTGGAACTCGCTTTTTTGACCGATTTAAATAAAACGGTTCATTTGCAAATTCCTAATCCGAAGACGCCGATTAGCGCCACAGACATAACGACTGCTATGGATGCGATTGTTGCGGCCAATATCTTCGTTTTTCCTACCGGGAGAATCGTGAAAAAAGTATTGGCAAAGGTTAATAGTAGTGGTTCGTCACAAGTTACGCTTGGTCAATAG
- a CDS encoding DUF1659 domain-containing protein: protein MVVTTMNRHLLIQLQTGQTAAGKPKLHNRVYPHVDVEVADDAINQVLEALTPLFADPVYVMGRVDTVQIAPDTSSSASSSTTSSGSTTSSSSSSTTTGTEGSASNATSSSGTQSSASTSSTTTTSAAGTTSA, encoded by the coding sequence ATGGTTGTTACTACGATGAATAGACATTTGTTGATACAACTACAGACAGGACAAACGGCTGCGGGAAAACCTAAGTTGCATAATCGAGTATACCCGCATGTAGATGTTGAAGTTGCAGATGATGCAATTAACCAAGTACTCGAGGCTCTGACACCGCTTTTTGCAGATCCTGTTTATGTCATGGGACGTGTAGATACGGTCCAGATTGCACCTGATACGTCATCTAGTGCGTCTAGTAGCACAACTAGTTCTGGTAGTACGACATCGTCTTCCAGTTCGTCCACTACTACTGGAACAGAAGGTAGCGCGAGTAACGCTACATCGTCTTCTGGTACTCAAAGCAGTGCGAGCACTTCTAGTACAACAACGACGTCTGCAGCAGGTACTACGAGTGCTTGA
- a CDS encoding polysaccharide biosynthesis C-terminal domain-containing protein gives MGHIKRTLRTILYKFGVAGLAMISGLFLVPRYLSVHDNGIYKLVLVYFQLAATYLAGYGNYFNYGINRLKLDRAAVIGVIMRIFLQIAIAVGALAIVVALFATRNSVLIYVLFALVGIPLAVLFAYSTKLIQALNEIDWLNRLNTVQILTFVIFAIGLTIWRHVDPSISPYLLLLTFSAWLLSYIISATTAVTTARRVLGIRLRPSKHPDIKKSIITYGRKTSLQQLLTQFNLRGDVILVGILAGTTATSLYAMAVTASEVLWHISSSISLLIYARIASEERNGSIELVERTFRMTMILLISAATVMLFTVPPLIHFALSGRYDRSIPAFQILIVGTIVYGVTNLFTQFCTDQLGKVHFPLYMQLTSIATNTVLCLILIPRIGFLGGAIASTSAYFVGFFMSVAYFLRQTKRSARSLFLFSKADRALLQRLRTRA, from the coding sequence ATGGGACACATCAAGCGAACGTTACGAACAATCCTATATAAATTTGGCGTTGCTGGACTGGCCATGATTTCAGGCCTTTTTTTAGTGCCACGCTATCTATCTGTACACGATAATGGGATTTATAAACTGGTACTTGTATATTTTCAACTAGCCGCAACTTATTTGGCCGGTTATGGTAATTATTTTAACTATGGAATTAATCGCTTAAAACTAGATCGCGCTGCAGTCATCGGCGTCATTATGCGCATTTTTTTACAAATAGCCATAGCAGTAGGTGCTTTAGCGATCGTCGTTGCACTTTTTGCCACGCGGAATTCTGTGCTTATCTATGTATTATTTGCCCTCGTTGGCATTCCTTTAGCAGTGTTATTCGCTTATTCCACCAAACTCATTCAAGCCTTAAATGAGATTGACTGGTTAAACCGACTCAATACCGTGCAAATATTGACCTTCGTCATTTTTGCCATAGGTCTCACCATATGGCGCCATGTGGATCCAAGCATCTCACCTTATCTACTACTACTAACATTTAGTGCTTGGCTCTTATCCTATATCATTTCTGCTACTACAGCAGTAACAACGGCAAGGCGTGTGCTAGGCATTCGCCTGCGACCAAGTAAGCATCCAGACATTAAAAAATCAATTATCACATATGGCCGTAAGACATCATTACAACAATTACTTACACAGTTTAATTTACGCGGAGATGTGATTCTAGTAGGCATTCTTGCAGGAACGACCGCCACTAGCTTATATGCGATGGCGGTCACTGCATCTGAAGTTCTCTGGCATATTTCTTCAAGCATTTCTTTACTCATCTATGCGCGCATCGCTTCGGAAGAACGTAACGGATCCATTGAACTAGTCGAACGCACCTTTCGCATGACGATGATCTTATTAATCAGTGCCGCTACTGTCATGCTATTCACTGTTCCACCGCTCATTCACTTTGCACTGAGTGGTCGTTATGATCGTTCCATACCAGCCTTTCAAATTCTCATCGTTGGCACGATCGTATATGGCGTAACCAATTTATTTACACAGTTTTGCACAGATCAGCTTGGAAAAGTGCATTTCCCACTGTATATGCAGCTAACAAGTATTGCAACCAATACTGTATTATGCTTGATACTCATCCCGCGCATCGGTTTTTTAGGCGGTGCGATCGCATCTACCTCTGCATATTTTGTAGGGTTTTTTATGTCCGTCGCCTACTTTTTGCGACAAACAAAGCGCAGTGCCCGTTCCTTGTTTTTGTTCTCTAAAGCAGATCGCGCGTTATTGCAAAGATTGCGCACGCGCGCGTGA
- a CDS encoding gamma-glutamyl-gamma-aminobutyrate hydrolase family protein gives MRPLIGLTVNEYVKNGIPGEFVGQDYTDGVYAAGGLPLVLPLTADKEAIVELANRLDGLILTGGSDIAPQLFHEEPRLGLGEISPLRDAMEAMLIVQMVALDKPILAICRGIQIVNAVMGGTLYQDLLREWSGRLQHAQKAPRDHVAHSVSLVEGSRLHALMGAPEVMVNTFHHQAVSALAPGFVISGRSHDGLVEAIEHPGYRFIVGVQWHPENLWRKYPEHARLFTGVVEASRARAQSLQ, from the coding sequence ATGCGGCCACTCATAGGACTTACGGTAAACGAGTATGTGAAAAATGGTATTCCCGGGGAGTTTGTCGGTCAGGACTATACGGATGGTGTATATGCAGCGGGGGGATTGCCTTTAGTCCTTCCGCTGACCGCCGACAAAGAAGCAATAGTAGAATTGGCAAATCGCCTTGATGGATTGATATTAACTGGTGGCTCAGATATTGCTCCACAGTTATTTCATGAAGAACCGCGACTTGGACTTGGGGAGATTAGCCCACTGCGGGATGCCATGGAAGCGATGTTAATTGTGCAAATGGTTGCATTAGATAAGCCAATTTTAGCTATTTGCAGAGGAATTCAGATTGTAAATGCAGTGATGGGTGGAACGCTGTATCAGGATCTTTTGAGAGAATGGTCAGGGAGATTGCAGCACGCACAAAAAGCGCCTCGCGATCATGTAGCACACAGCGTATCCCTAGTCGAAGGGTCGCGCTTGCACGCTTTGATGGGGGCGCCTGAAGTGATGGTTAACACGTTCCATCATCAAGCTGTCTCTGCTCTGGCTCCGGGCTTTGTGATTAGTGGTCGAAGTCATGATGGGTTAGTAGAAGCGATTGAGCATCCAGGATATCGTTTTATTGTTGGTGTGCAGTGGCATCCGGAAAATCTTTGGCGCAAATACCCAGAACATGCGCGCTTATTCACAGGTGTTGTGGAGGCTTCACGCGCGCGTGCGCAATCTTTGCAATAA
- a CDS encoding adenosylhomocysteinase has translation MSHTVGTEIDVVAASRIHNYELYPDGLQKIAWVKERMPLLRSLEEQFSKEQPFAGQNVVICLHLEAKTAYLAKVVKAGGAKVAVVASNPLSTQDDVVAGLVHDGIYAYAWYGATTEEYNHHIQAALDFHPTLVIDDGGDLVSTLHRERLAQTAEIKGGCEETTTGILRLRAMEEQGVLKFPMIAVNDAYSKYLFDNRYGTGQSVWDGIMRTTNLVVAGKTAVVIGYGWCGKGVSLRAAALGAKVIVCEVDPIKALEAVMDGYAVMPMVEAAKHGDFFITVTGDKDCIVGEHFDVMKDGAILANAGHFDVEISIPALRERAVSVQVARKNVEEFKMQDGRKIYLLAEGRLVNLAAGDGHPAEVMDMTFALQALALRYVHEGSLTPGVHRLPQMLDEQVARMRLAATGVKIDELSTEQRAYLASWGHEDVAP, from the coding sequence TTGAGTCACACAGTGGGTACGGAGATCGATGTAGTAGCAGCTTCGCGAATTCACAATTATGAATTATATCCTGACGGGTTGCAAAAAATTGCTTGGGTAAAGGAGCGCATGCCACTTTTGCGTTCACTCGAAGAGCAATTTAGCAAAGAACAGCCTTTTGCCGGTCAAAATGTAGTGATTTGTTTGCATTTAGAAGCTAAAACGGCGTATTTGGCGAAAGTTGTTAAGGCGGGCGGTGCGAAGGTTGCTGTTGTCGCTTCGAATCCCTTATCGACGCAAGATGATGTGGTAGCAGGACTTGTGCACGATGGAATTTACGCTTACGCATGGTACGGCGCGACGACGGAGGAATACAATCATCATATCCAAGCAGCGCTTGATTTTCATCCCACACTTGTCATTGATGATGGTGGCGATTTAGTGTCAACATTGCATCGCGAACGGTTGGCGCAGACTGCAGAAATTAAAGGTGGATGCGAAGAAACAACGACTGGTATCTTGCGCTTGCGGGCGATGGAAGAGCAAGGTGTATTGAAGTTTCCTATGATTGCTGTCAACGATGCATACTCTAAGTATTTATTTGATAATCGCTATGGAACTGGACAATCCGTATGGGACGGTATTATGCGTACGACCAATCTTGTAGTCGCTGGTAAAACAGCGGTGGTCATTGGCTATGGATGGTGTGGTAAAGGCGTATCGCTACGCGCTGCGGCACTTGGTGCAAAAGTGATTGTGTGTGAAGTAGATCCAATCAAGGCACTTGAAGCTGTCATGGATGGCTATGCGGTGATGCCGATGGTTGAGGCTGCCAAGCATGGCGACTTTTTTATTACGGTTACAGGCGATAAAGATTGTATCGTAGGCGAACATTTTGATGTGATGAAAGATGGAGCAATTTTGGCTAACGCGGGACATTTTGATGTGGAGATCAGTATCCCTGCATTGCGTGAACGTGCAGTTTCAGTGCAAGTCGCACGTAAAAATGTAGAAGAATTCAAGATGCAAGATGGACGTAAAATTTATTTGCTGGCAGAAGGCCGATTGGTCAACCTAGCAGCGGGTGATGGACATCCGGCAGAAGTTATGGACATGACGTTCGCATTACAAGCGCTTGCTTTACGTTATGTACACGAAGGGTCACTAACACCAGGCGTGCACCGTTTACCGCAAATGCTCGATGAGCAGGTGGCGCGGATGCGTTTGGCTGCGACTGGCGTAAAGATTGATGAACTTAGTACAGAGCAACGTGCATATCTTGCCAGTTGGGGGCATGAAGATGTTGCTCCATAG
- a CDS encoding DUF1980 domain-containing protein, which translates to MLSEKKLQFGILLLYGVSLSHLVWTGTMYQYIGSVMAPFEVVACIVLWVLIVMSVFSLRKKEPDHVHDPWLQGILFAAFALPPATYLITTLIGW; encoded by the coding sequence ATGCTATCAGAAAAAAAACTGCAATTTGGCATTCTTTTGCTATATGGAGTGAGTTTAAGTCATCTAGTATGGACAGGCACAATGTATCAGTACATTGGAAGTGTGATGGCGCCTTTTGAAGTGGTAGCATGTATTGTTTTATGGGTGTTGATCGTGATGTCCGTCTTTTCACTTCGGAAGAAGGAACCGGATCATGTGCATGACCCATGGCTGCAGGGGATTCTCTTTGCGGCATTTGCTTTACCGCCTGCTACATACTTAATCACAACGTTGATCGGTTGGTAA
- a CDS encoding permease: MVHGGLVGAKVRTLALIALIAGCFIAIAVYSHGAVHPLMNAHMVKSLFQSIVWEAFPFILLGAMLSSIIETWVGSNHLSALLSDSLSGRMTASIMGLVVPVCDCGTIPVARSLRRKGVGESVAFTFALGTPTINLVALISTFIAFHQQWSWVLLRAGAALIIAIVTGIAVHFREEGLLEKWNAVHPNHDHQDVKGLSKWRHATDHSIEELFAVGPFFVISALFAAIAQGLWPMHAVTTFTQHSVWSIVLLMILGSAFSLCSEADAFVAASLTTIFSPGAVMAFLLAGQMIDVRNLMLMPQVFSKKTMAVGLPLTAVMIFSVALLVNRFFTGGWL; this comes from the coding sequence TTGGTTCATGGAGGACTCGTTGGAGCCAAAGTTAGGACGCTTGCTTTGATCGCGTTAATCGCAGGTTGTTTTATTGCGATTGCTGTTTATAGCCATGGTGCTGTTCATCCACTGATGAATGCGCATATGGTGAAGAGTTTATTTCAAAGCATTGTGTGGGAAGCGTTCCCATTTATTTTGCTGGGTGCCATGCTTTCTTCGATTATTGAAACGTGGGTGGGGTCTAACCACTTATCAGCATTATTATCAGATTCTCTGTCAGGGCGGATGACAGCTAGCATCATGGGTCTTGTAGTGCCAGTTTGTGATTGCGGAACCATCCCCGTGGCGCGGAGTCTGCGCCGTAAGGGGGTCGGCGAATCAGTCGCGTTTACCTTTGCGCTAGGGACACCAACGATTAATTTAGTGGCTCTGATCTCTACGTTTATTGCATTCCATCAGCAGTGGTCGTGGGTCTTGTTAAGAGCGGGGGCTGCCTTAATCATTGCAATAGTTACTGGGATAGCGGTTCACTTTCGGGAAGAGGGTCTACTGGAGAAGTGGAATGCTGTTCATCCAAACCATGATCATCAAGACGTTAAGGGCTTGTCAAAATGGAGACATGCAACAGATCATTCGATAGAAGAACTCTTTGCAGTGGGTCCATTTTTCGTGATTAGTGCCTTATTTGCTGCAATTGCGCAAGGTTTATGGCCTATGCATGCGGTTACCACCTTCACTCAACACTCCGTTTGGTCAATTGTATTACTGATGATCCTTGGCAGTGCATTTTCACTTTGTTCTGAAGCAGATGCTTTTGTAGCAGCAAGTTTAACGACTATTTTTTCCCCTGGAGCTGTGATGGCGTTTTTATTGGCAGGCCAAATGATTGATGTTCGCAATTTAATGCTTATGCCTCAGGTTTTTTCTAAGAAGACGATGGCAGTTGGCTTACCGCTTACAGCAGTTATGATTTTTAGCGTTGCATTACTGGTGAATCGCTTCTTTACGGGGGGGTGGCTATAA
- a CDS encoding type II toxin-antitoxin system PemK/MazF family toxin, with protein sequence MNVKRGDVYYADLSPVVGSEQGGFRPVLIIQNNIGNRFSPTVIIAAITAQIQKAKLPTHVEIAASAYGLERDSVVLLEQIRTIDKQRLTEKITHLDDELMHKVNEGLQISLGLVDF encoded by the coding sequence ATGAACGTCAAGCGCGGTGACGTGTACTATGCTGATCTATCACCGGTCGTTGGCTCTGAGCAAGGTGGGTTTCGCCCTGTATTGATCATCCAAAACAACATTGGCAATCGTTTTAGTCCGACTGTAATTATTGCAGCGATTACCGCGCAGATTCAGAAAGCTAAGTTACCGACTCACGTCGAGATTGCTGCTTCTGCATATGGACTAGAACGCGATTCAGTGGTTTTACTCGAACAGATACGCACGATTGATAAGCAACGTCTCACTGAGAAGATTACTCATCTCGATGATGAGTTAATGCACAAGGTGAATGAAGGATTGCAGATTAGTCTTGGTTTGGTCGATTTTTAA
- a CDS encoding CopG family ribbon-helix-helix protein, whose protein sequence is MSRSRRIAISMPPYLLDEVDVLVAQERNTRSDLIRQATAMYLRERKKQRIRELLQQGYQEMAVINLHLADEAFAAEAEAERIAQRLVSGV, encoded by the coding sequence TTGTCTAGATCACGGCGGATTGCCATCAGTATGCCACCATATCTATTAGATGAAGTTGATGTGCTTGTTGCGCAGGAGCGCAATACGCGCAGTGATTTGATTCGTCAAGCAACTGCTATGTACCTGCGGGAACGCAAGAAGCAACGGATTCGTGAACTATTGCAGCAAGGATATCAAGAAATGGCTGTGATTAACTTGCATTTAGCTGATGAGGCATTTGCAGCAGAAGCTGAGGCGGAGCGAATTGCACAACGATTGGTTAGTGGGGTGTAG